From Halomarina salina, the proteins below share one genomic window:
- a CDS encoding ABC transporter substrate-binding protein, with the protein MTATLAAGCLTDLTSGGGGDGNGSGDGSPIVISALEPLSGPFSVYGPRHRAGAEFAAKQINDEGGVRDRQIRIRTVDTASNAQDAVSAFTEAVEQNDAVAGIGPGASEVGIRVGDVAEQKEVPLYLHAAGAVAVVPKEARYTFRTALPATPTVGRAQAQLVEDRGYTEIGLIYEDGVWGDEYGAAVEEYFPDDINITSDSAPIPQTDFVPQLRNFPDDIEVFLGTAHPAGVSSLYPQMYEIGLEPDLFLGAITPMEADYNAMGDNIGQSFASFNLTDMYSDKYAEQASAFNEDSEFGGLFDHAQVAGYTAVQLVAQSIEEAGSTDPTDIAEATRTGSFDLLYASPLEYTEWGEPKNTVQIYNGFDVESSPEFWSDGAFAPVEEFRTDPLPAFEPGSLDLN; encoded by the coding sequence GTGACAGCCACGCTCGCTGCCGGCTGTCTCACCGACCTGACGAGCGGCGGCGGCGGTGATGGCAACGGGAGCGGTGACGGCAGCCCCATCGTCATCTCGGCGCTCGAACCGCTCTCCGGCCCGTTCTCGGTCTACGGCCCTCGACATCGGGCCGGAGCGGAGTTCGCAGCCAAGCAGATCAACGACGAGGGCGGCGTCCGCGACCGGCAGATCCGCATCCGGACGGTCGACACCGCGTCGAACGCGCAGGACGCCGTGAGCGCGTTCACCGAGGCGGTCGAGCAGAACGACGCCGTCGCCGGTATCGGTCCCGGAGCTTCCGAGGTGGGTATCCGGGTCGGCGACGTCGCCGAGCAGAAGGAGGTCCCGCTCTACCTCCACGCGGCCGGTGCCGTGGCGGTCGTCCCGAAAGAAGCACGCTACACGTTCCGGACGGCGCTCCCGGCCACCCCTACCGTCGGCCGTGCGCAGGCCCAACTCGTCGAGGACCGCGGGTACACGGAGATCGGCCTCATCTACGAGGACGGCGTCTGGGGCGACGAGTACGGGGCGGCCGTCGAGGAGTACTTCCCTGACGACATCAACATCACCAGCGACAGCGCGCCCATCCCGCAGACGGACTTCGTCCCGCAGCTTCGGAACTTCCCGGACGACATCGAGGTGTTCCTCGGCACCGCCCACCCGGCGGGTGTGAGCTCCCTCTACCCGCAGATGTACGAGATCGGGCTGGAGCCGGACCTGTTCCTCGGTGCCATCACGCCGATGGAGGCCGACTACAACGCCATGGGCGACAACATCGGCCAGTCGTTCGCCTCGTTCAACCTCACCGACATGTACAGCGACAAGTACGCCGAGCAAGCGTCGGCGTTCAACGAGGACAGCGAGTTCGGGGGGCTGTTCGACCACGCACAGGTCGCGGGCTACACCGCGGTGCAGTTGGTCGCCCAGTCCATCGAGGAGGCCGGGTCGACGGACCCGACGGACATCGCGGAGGCCACCCGGACGGGGAGCTTCGACCTGCTGTACGCGAGTCCCCTGGAGTACACTGAGTGGGGCGAACCGAAGAACACCGTCCAGATCTACAACGGCTTCGACGTCGAGAGCTCACCCGAGTTCTGGTCCGACGGCGCGTTCGCCCCTGTCGAGGAGTTCCGGACGGACCCGCTCCCGGCGTTCGAACCGGGCTCGCTCGACCTCAACTGA
- a CDS encoding lactate racemase domain-containing protein: MPELPDLTVPERVVEDTCGETPLPAMGLIEQVWERDPIPEADLAERAAEAVRSLPFDDVPDGGTVALGVGSRGIANLPTIVAGVVEGVRDLGFEPIVVPAMGSHGGATAEGQREKLAALGVTEERVDCEVRSSMDVVQVGETPERGVPLYFDAVAAEADAIVPVNRVKPHTDFDGSVESGLSKMIVIGLGKQRGAKVAHDWAVDWSFRNMIPEITTQLLDALPIVGGVAIVEDQRDETTILEGIPPSGFLDRERELLETAYEVMPKLPFDEVDVVVFDRQGKDISGQGIDTNVIGRRPFAINEPEPDAPDVKRIYVRSLTETTKGNAMGVGSADFVHRDLYEAIDASKSLINAITASTTRGVRLPPVVETDRAGLVASLSTIGVVDPESVRVLRATDTMHLNRLYASEALVEAARERSDLRVVREPAPIEFDDGEFAAPPPDEV; this comes from the coding sequence ATGCCAGAGCTACCCGACCTGACCGTCCCCGAACGCGTCGTCGAGGACACCTGCGGCGAGACGCCGCTGCCAGCGATGGGGCTGATAGAGCAGGTGTGGGAACGCGACCCGATTCCGGAGGCCGACCTCGCCGAACGAGCGGCGGAGGCAGTCCGCTCGCTCCCGTTCGACGACGTCCCCGACGGCGGCACCGTCGCCCTCGGGGTCGGGAGTCGCGGCATCGCCAACCTGCCGACCATCGTCGCTGGCGTCGTCGAGGGCGTCCGCGACCTGGGGTTCGAGCCCATCGTCGTCCCGGCGATGGGGAGCCACGGCGGAGCGACGGCCGAGGGCCAGCGCGAGAAACTCGCCGCACTCGGCGTCACCGAGGAGCGGGTCGACTGCGAGGTCAGGTCGAGCATGGACGTCGTGCAGGTCGGCGAGACGCCCGAGCGTGGCGTCCCGCTGTACTTCGACGCCGTCGCCGCCGAGGCCGACGCCATCGTCCCCGTCAACCGCGTCAAGCCCCACACCGACTTCGACGGGAGCGTCGAGAGCGGCCTGTCGAAGATGATCGTCATCGGCCTCGGAAAACAGCGCGGCGCGAAAGTCGCCCACGACTGGGCCGTCGACTGGAGCTTCCGGAACATGATCCCCGAGATAACGACGCAGCTCCTCGACGCACTCCCCATCGTCGGCGGCGTCGCCATCGTCGAGGACCAGCGCGACGAGACGACCATCCTCGAAGGCATCCCGCCGTCGGGGTTCCTCGACCGGGAGCGCGAGCTGCTGGAGACGGCCTACGAGGTCATGCCGAAGCTCCCGTTCGACGAGGTGGACGTGGTCGTCTTCGACCGGCAGGGCAAGGACATCAGCGGGCAGGGCATCGACACGAACGTCATCGGTCGCCGCCCGTTCGCCATCAACGAGCCCGAACCGGACGCGCCGGACGTGAAGCGCATCTACGTCCGCTCGCTCACCGAGACGACGAAGGGGAACGCGATGGGCGTCGGCTCGGCCGACTTCGTCCACCGCGACCTCTACGAGGCCATCGACGCCTCGAAGTCGCTCATCAACGCTATCACGGCGAGCACGACGCGGGGGGTTCGACTCCCGCCCGTCGTCGAGACGGACCGCGCCGGACTCGTCGCCTCGCTGTCGACCATCGGAGTCGTCGACCCCGAGTCCGTCCGCGTCCTCCGGGCGACCGACACGATGCACCTGAACCGGCTGTACGCCTCGGAAGCGCTCGTCGAGGCGGCACGGGAGCGCTCCGACCTCCGCGTCGTCCGGGAGCCAGCGCCCATCGAGTTCGACGACGGGGAGTTCGCTGCTCCACCACCAGACGAGGTGTGA
- a CDS encoding branched-chain amino acid ABC transporter permease has protein sequence MIVAQLSRIGALLVDGLSIGLLYAMLGLGITLVFGLGGILNLALGVFCVIALLIVFELAGAVPLVAAVVIAVVATAALGLTTEQTLFRLVYRSEGDDRLLLGIFTTLGLSILLQGVLSLEYSGLFSIPMEFSSYNLFGTVVRGSSVTIIALSLVTLLAMYLFFSRTYTGMATRTIMQDETGATLCGIDTGRMRSLVFVLSIGIAAFAGILYGLSFEAGVSDSFDLTITAVIVSIVGGVTSILGVVVAGILLGILTTFISAFLGSYISTIALFGAAIVVLLAKPEGIQ, from the coding sequence ATGATAGTTGCCCAACTGTCCCGTATCGGGGCATTACTGGTCGATGGGCTGAGCATCGGTCTCCTCTACGCGATGCTCGGCCTCGGAATCACACTGGTGTTCGGGCTCGGCGGTATCCTGAACCTGGCGCTCGGCGTGTTCTGCGTCATCGCACTGCTCATCGTCTTCGAACTGGCCGGAGCGGTCCCCCTCGTCGCCGCGGTGGTCATCGCCGTCGTGGCGACGGCGGCGCTCGGGTTGACGACCGAACAGACGCTGTTCAGGCTCGTCTACCGGTCGGAGGGCGACGACCGACTCCTGCTGGGCATCTTCACGACGCTCGGCCTCTCCATCCTCCTCCAGGGGGTGCTCTCGCTGGAGTACTCGGGGCTGTTCTCGATACCGATGGAGTTCTCGTCGTACAACCTGTTCGGGACGGTCGTCCGGGGGAGTTCGGTCACCATCATCGCCCTCTCGCTGGTGACGCTGCTGGCGATGTACCTGTTCTTCAGTCGGACGTACACCGGGATGGCCACGCGGACAATCATGCAGGACGAGACGGGGGCGACGCTCTGTGGCATCGACACGGGCCGGATGCGGTCGCTCGTCTTCGTACTGAGCATCGGTATCGCCGCGTTCGCGGGCATCCTCTACGGCCTCTCGTTCGAGGCCGGAGTCTCCGACTCGTTCGACCTCACCATCACCGCGGTCATCGTCTCCATCGTCGGCGGCGTGACGAGCATCCTCGGCGTCGTCGTCGCCGGTATCCTGCTGGGCATCCTGACGACGTTCATCAGCGCGTTCCTGGGGTCGTACATCTCGACCATCGCGCTGTTCGGGGCGGCTATCGTGGTCCTCCTCGCCAAACCGGAGGGTATCCAATGA
- a CDS encoding FAD-dependent oxidoreductase, with amino-acid sequence MPESSITRLETVGTDTIAIEVETPAGFEARPGQFVLVRATVDGEEESGYYTISSPTVGETFEMTVAVDPDGTLGPWLGGRTLGDDVTVEGPFGDVQYTDDGDVLVLAGGPGIGPAVGIAERALDTGHEATVVYGGSEPPHGRRLTALEEAGATVVLSDDLASAVGSLDVDGVQTYVFGFRGFVEEARAALTDAGVDLDDVEIEGFGPE; translated from the coding sequence ATGCCCGAGTCGAGCATCACGAGGCTGGAGACCGTCGGGACCGACACGATTGCCATCGAGGTCGAGACACCGGCCGGGTTCGAGGCCCGGCCTGGTCAGTTCGTCCTGGTACGGGCGACCGTCGACGGCGAGGAGGAGTCGGGGTACTACACCATCTCCTCGCCGACGGTCGGCGAGACGTTCGAGATGACCGTGGCCGTCGACCCCGACGGGACGCTCGGCCCGTGGCTGGGAGGGCGGACGCTAGGCGACGACGTCACCGTCGAGGGACCGTTCGGCGACGTCCAGTACACCGACGACGGCGACGTCCTCGTGCTGGCAGGTGGACCGGGTATCGGCCCGGCGGTCGGTATCGCCGAGCGAGCGCTCGACACGGGGCACGAGGCGACGGTCGTCTACGGTGGCAGCGAACCACCGCACGGTCGCCGGCTGACGGCGCTGGAGGAAGCGGGAGCGACGGTCGTCCTCTCGGACGACCTGGCCTCGGCGGTCGGGTCGCTCGACGTCGACGGGGTCCAGACGTACGTGTTCGGGTTCCGCGGGTTCGTCGAGGAGGCCAGAGCGGCGCTGACCGACGCGGGCGTCGACCTCGACGACGTCGAGATAGAGGGGTTCGGCCCGGAGTGA
- a CDS encoding CoA-transferase subunit beta produces the protein MTDYTDTELMVSRAATELENGDTTLVGVGVPNLACNLAKRTHAPDLEMVYESGTIDSNPSKLPLSIGDPVLATNARSIVPMVQGFGYYLQSGRIDVGFLGGAQIDRHGNINSTVIGEYDDPTVRLPGSGGACEIASNTHRTIVITPHSERRFPEEVDFVTSPGYVGGRQNRKDLGLRGGPEAVITDMAVMRFDDEGEMYVESLHPGVEREAVQDATGWDLQFASDLETTDPPTDREVALIRNELDPDGIYTG, from the coding sequence ATGACGGACTACACCGACACCGAACTGATGGTCAGCCGAGCGGCGACGGAACTGGAGAACGGCGACACGACGCTGGTCGGCGTCGGCGTCCCGAACCTCGCGTGCAACCTCGCGAAGCGGACGCACGCCCCCGACCTGGAGATGGTGTACGAGTCGGGGACCATCGACTCCAACCCCTCGAAACTGCCGCTGTCCATCGGGGACCCGGTGCTCGCGACGAACGCCCGCAGCATCGTCCCGATGGTACAGGGCTTCGGCTACTACCTGCAGTCCGGTCGCATCGACGTCGGGTTCCTCGGCGGTGCACAGATCGACCGGCACGGCAACATAAACTCGACGGTCATCGGGGAGTACGACGACCCGACCGTCCGACTCCCGGGGAGCGGCGGGGCCTGCGAGATAGCGAGCAACACCCACCGTACCATCGTCATCACGCCACACAGCGAGCGCCGCTTTCCCGAGGAGGTGGACTTCGTGACGAGTCCGGGCTACGTCGGGGGTCGTCAGAACCGAAAGGACCTCGGTCTCAGAGGCGGCCCCGAGGCGGTCATCACGGACATGGCGGTGATGCGGTTCGACGACGAGGGCGAGATGTACGTCGAGTCGCTCCATCCCGGCGTCGAGCGTGAGGCGGTCCAGGACGCGACCGGCTGGGACCTCCAGTTCGCGTCGGACCTGGAGACGACCGACCCCCCGACGGACCGGGAGGTCGCGCTCATCCGAAACGAACTCGACCCAGACGGCATCTACACCGGGTAG
- a CDS encoding CoA transferase subunit A, whose translation MPELVEMDRAIAETVEDGQSLYLGGFTHLIPFAAGHEIIRQGRRDLTLVRATPDLVYDQMIAAGCASAVTFSWAGNPGVGSLRAFRRAVEEGVPNELALEEYSHFGLVTRLAAGAQDLPFLPLRTYVGSSYPEHTDGIRTVENPYDDGPPEIPVVPPLNPDIAVVRAQRADADGNGQLWGIVGEMVEAAFAADTVVLSVEEIVDSDVIRSDPNRTLIPGTVVDYVVEEPYGSHPSYAQGYYDRDNDAYLDWDQQSESHETTVEWLDEWVYGVDSRREYLAKLGTERFLDLQPRSNYGTPIDMGEY comes from the coding sequence ATGCCGGAGCTAGTCGAGATGGACCGGGCGATAGCGGAGACGGTCGAGGACGGCCAGAGCCTCTATCTGGGCGGGTTCACCCACCTCATCCCGTTCGCGGCCGGCCACGAGATAATCCGACAGGGACGACGGGACCTGACGCTCGTCAGGGCGACGCCGGACCTCGTCTACGACCAGATGATAGCGGCTGGCTGTGCGAGCGCGGTCACCTTCTCGTGGGCGGGGAACCCAGGCGTCGGGAGCCTGCGGGCGTTCCGTCGCGCAGTGGAGGAGGGCGTCCCGAACGAACTCGCCCTCGAGGAGTACTCGCACTTCGGCCTCGTCACCCGCCTCGCGGCGGGCGCACAGGACCTTCCGTTCCTTCCGCTCCGGACGTACGTCGGGTCGAGCTACCCCGAGCACACCGACGGCATCCGGACCGTCGAGAACCCCTACGACGACGGCCCGCCCGAGATTCCGGTCGTTCCGCCGCTGAATCCGGACATAGCGGTCGTCAGGGCACAGCGGGCCGACGCGGACGGCAACGGACAGCTCTGGGGTATCGTCGGCGAGATGGTCGAGGCCGCCTTCGCGGCCGACACCGTCGTCCTGAGCGTCGAGGAGATCGTCGACTCGGACGTGATTCGGAGCGACCCGAACCGGACGCTGATACCGGGGACGGTGGTCGACTACGTCGTCGAGGAACCGTACGGCTCCCACCCGTCGTACGCGCAGGGCTACTACGACCGGGACAACGACGCCTACCTCGACTGGGACCAGCAGTCGGAGTCCCACGAGACGACCGTCGAGTGGCTCGACGAGTGGGTGTACGGCGTCGACAGTCGACGGGAGTACCTCGCGAAACTGGGTACCGAGCGGTTCCTCGACCTGCAGCCACGGTCGAACTACGGGACGCCCATCGACATGGGGGAGTACTGA
- a CDS encoding SDR family NAD(P)-dependent oxidoreductase: MSDLSGKTAIVTGGASGIGRGITLTLAEKGADVVVADLNDQPRTPDTTPTLEAVDDETDSRGLFVECDVTDYDDLVGAVDEAEAFGGVDVMVNNAGIVHSVEFFETTDEDFDTLVDVNLKGAYYGCQAAGERMLENGGGSIVNVASTAADQGFVEPGSILYCAAKGGVKSMTYAIADLLGPEVRVNAVQPGFTDETGLAENHDPEAATARAEETVMERLGTPRDVGNVTAFLASDQASYVTAESILVDGGWVNIGGP; the protein is encoded by the coding sequence ATGTCGGACCTGAGTGGAAAGACGGCAATCGTCACCGGCGGTGCCAGCGGTATCGGGCGCGGAATAACACTGACACTCGCGGAGAAGGGGGCGGACGTGGTCGTCGCCGACCTGAACGACCAGCCACGGACGCCGGACACGACGCCGACGCTGGAGGCGGTCGACGACGAGACGGACTCGCGGGGCCTGTTCGTCGAGTGCGACGTGACGGACTACGACGACCTCGTCGGAGCGGTCGACGAGGCCGAGGCGTTCGGCGGCGTCGACGTGATGGTGAACAACGCGGGCATCGTCCACTCGGTGGAGTTCTTCGAGACGACCGACGAGGACTTCGACACGCTCGTCGACGTGAACCTGAAGGGGGCGTACTACGGCTGTCAGGCCGCCGGCGAACGGATGCTGGAGAACGGCGGCGGCTCCATCGTCAACGTCGCGAGCACCGCGGCCGACCAGGGGTTCGTCGAACCGGGCTCTATCCTCTACTGCGCCGCGAAAGGTGGCGTGAAGTCGATGACCTACGCCATCGCGGACCTCCTCGGGCCGGAGGTGCGCGTCAACGCCGTCCAGCCGGGGTTCACAGACGAGACCGGACTCGCCGAGAACCACGACCCCGAGGCCGCGACGGCGCGGGCCGAGGAGACGGTGATGGAGCGACTCGGGACGCCCAGGGACGTCGGGAACGTCACCGCGTTCCTCGCCAGCGACCAGGCGTCGTACGTCACCGCGGAGTCCATCCTCGTCGACGGTGGGTGGGTGAACATCGGTGGGCCGTAG
- a CDS encoding branched-chain amino acid ABC transporter permease has translation MNWDLRRIAPVAVVLLLIPPLFFSESVTYISRIFILMALYAILTISLNIVFGHTDQLLLFTGAVTGIGAYTTALSAEALGVSPWLTLLFGAVVAALIGALVCYVAAIRELTVIVISILTLALQFSIIELINSQRAITGGVTGLTFTGLRIEQLEEALGVSPNVVLFYVLGALLLGLMVFYQFLMNSKYGLAFDMIRQDEVAAESAGLDVVRYKTIAGFTATFVMGLTGPFFAQLAGYATPRLFSFNSIDVLILIMLIVGGLRTMYGPLVGAFVIILLDQQLRNFAEYRSIIFGVLLIFLFLYFRDGVVPFVDSHLERYNIKRRVVNLRPGS, from the coding sequence ATGAACTGGGACCTCCGCCGCATCGCGCCCGTCGCGGTCGTCCTCCTGCTCATCCCGCCGCTGTTCTTCAGCGAGAGCGTGACCTACATCTCCCGCATCTTCATCCTGATGGCGCTGTACGCCATCCTCACCATCTCCCTCAACATCGTCTTCGGCCACACCGACCAGCTGCTCCTGTTCACCGGCGCCGTCACGGGCATCGGCGCGTACACCACCGCGCTCTCCGCCGAGGCCCTCGGCGTCTCGCCGTGGCTGACGCTCCTCTTCGGAGCCGTCGTCGCGGCGCTCATCGGTGCGCTCGTCTGTTACGTGGCCGCCATCCGCGAACTGACGGTCATCGTCATCTCCATCCTCACGCTGGCCCTGCAGTTCTCCATCATCGAGCTCATCAACAGCCAGCGGGCCATCACTGGTGGGGTGACGGGACTGACCTTCACCGGCCTCCGTATCGAACAGCTAGAGGAGGCGCTCGGGGTGAGTCCGAACGTCGTCCTCTTCTACGTCCTGGGGGCGCTCCTCCTCGGTCTCATGGTGTTCTACCAGTTCCTGATGAACTCGAAGTACGGGCTGGCGTTCGACATGATCCGACAGGACGAGGTGGCGGCCGAGTCCGCCGGTCTCGACGTGGTCCGGTACAAGACCATCGCCGGGTTCACCGCGACGTTCGTCATGGGGCTCACGGGGCCGTTCTTCGCGCAGTTGGCGGGGTACGCGACGCCGCGGCTGTTCTCGTTCAACTCCATCGACGTGCTCATCCTCATCATGCTCATCGTCGGCGGACTGCGGACGATGTACGGCCCGCTCGTCGGCGCGTTCGTCATCATCCTCCTCGACCAGCAGCTCAGGAACTTCGCCGAGTACCGCTCCATCATCTTCGGCGTCCTGCTCATCTTCCTGTTCCTCTACTTCCGGGACGGCGTCGTCCCGTTCGTCGACAGCCACCTCGAACGGTACAACATCAAACGCCGGGTGGTGAACTTACGCCCCGGTTCGTGA
- a CDS encoding ABC transporter ATP-binding protein, with amino-acid sequence MITVRDLDVHYGDLQVLWDVSLDVRDDDSVVVIVGPNGAGKTTLLKTLSGVLTPTDGEIRLFDTPTSTLSASDIVRRGFVHVPEKRNLFGDLSVYENLRMGSYTQRDDFEATRQEVVEMFPVLEERRDQKASTLSGGEQQMLAIGRGLMAKPKVLALDEPSGALAPQLAERVFQKIDTISDDVTVILVEQHVDQALGLADRAYLLENGRIATEGTGRELLESEHVRESYLSG; translated from the coding sequence ATGATCACCGTCCGGGACCTCGACGTCCACTACGGCGACCTCCAGGTGCTCTGGGACGTCTCGCTCGACGTTCGAGACGACGACTCGGTCGTCGTCATCGTCGGGCCGAACGGGGCGGGGAAAACGACGCTCCTGAAGACGCTCTCGGGCGTCCTGACGCCGACCGACGGCGAGATACGGCTGTTCGACACGCCGACGTCGACGCTGTCGGCAAGCGACATCGTCCGCCGGGGGTTCGTCCACGTCCCCGAGAAGCGCAACCTGTTCGGCGACCTCTCGGTGTACGAGAACCTCCGGATGGGGTCGTACACCCAGCGCGACGACTTCGAGGCGACACGGCAGGAGGTCGTCGAGATGTTCCCGGTCCTCGAAGAGCGCCGCGACCAGAAGGCGAGCACGCTCAGCGGTGGCGAACAGCAGATGCTCGCCATCGGCCGGGGGCTGATGGCCAAACCGAAGGTGCTCGCCCTGGACGAGCCCTCGGGAGCGCTCGCACCCCAGTTGGCCGAACGCGTGTTCCAGAAGATAGACACCATCAGCGACGACGTCACGGTCATCCTCGTCGAACAGCACGTCGACCAGGCGCTGGGGCTCGCCGACCGCGCCTACCTCCTGGAGAACGGGCGCATCGCCACCGAGGGGACCGGCCGGGAGCTCCTGGAGAGCGAACACGTCCGGGAGAGCTACCTCAGCGGCTAG
- a CDS encoding 2,3-butanediol dehydrogenase, giving the protein MRAARYYGPQDVRVEEVEPQSLGPNQVRVEVAACGICGSDLHEYAAGPITIPDSPHPVTGESLPITIGHEFAGTVTEGGDGAEVSTGTEVAVNPIVWCGDCRYCAEGNYHLCASGGFVGLSGGGGGFAENVVVSADQVVPLPEAVPVEVAALAEPFTVGVHAVERSGLGLGDSVAVFGSGPIGLAVVQAAAATGADPVYVSEPNPHRRELAEECGADEVLDPTATDPVEYLTERTDGGVDVTFEVAGVEPSLNQALTSTRSGGTTTIVSLFEEAVSIEPIHLVTAERTVVGTAAFHGGPRSAEEFGVTLEKFASGAFDPEPLITSRIDLGDVVDEGFERLLDEESDAVKVLVEP; this is encoded by the coding sequence ATGCGTGCAGCACGGTACTACGGGCCGCAGGACGTCCGCGTCGAGGAGGTCGAACCGCAGTCGCTCGGGCCGAATCAGGTACGCGTCGAGGTGGCGGCGTGTGGCATCTGTGGCTCGGACCTCCACGAGTACGCCGCCGGACCCATCACCATCCCCGACTCCCCGCACCCGGTCACCGGCGAGTCGCTTCCCATCACCATCGGCCACGAGTTCGCCGGCACCGTGACGGAGGGGGGCGACGGCGCCGAGGTCTCCACTGGAACCGAGGTCGCGGTCAACCCCATCGTCTGGTGTGGCGACTGTCGGTACTGCGCCGAGGGGAACTACCACCTCTGCGCTTCGGGCGGGTTCGTCGGCCTCTCGGGCGGCGGTGGCGGGTTCGCCGAGAACGTCGTCGTCTCGGCCGACCAGGTCGTCCCGCTCCCGGAGGCGGTGCCCGTCGAAGTCGCGGCGCTCGCCGAACCGTTCACCGTCGGCGTCCACGCCGTCGAGCGTTCGGGGCTCGGTCTGGGCGACAGCGTCGCCGTGTTCGGGAGCGGTCCCATCGGTCTCGCCGTCGTGCAGGCCGCGGCTGCCACTGGTGCAGACCCGGTCTACGTCTCCGAACCGAACCCCCACCGACGCGAGTTGGCTGAAGAGTGCGGTGCCGACGAGGTGCTCGACCCCACCGCGACCGACCCGGTGGAGTACCTGACCGAACGGACTGATGGCGGTGTAGACGTGACCTTCGAGGTCGCTGGCGTCGAACCGTCGCTGAATCAGGCGCTCACTAGCACCCGGTCGGGAGGGACGACGACCATCGTCAGCCTGTTCGAGGAGGCGGTGTCGATTGAGCCCATCCACCTCGTGACCGCCGAACGCACCGTCGTCGGCACGGCGGCGTTCCACGGCGGCCCACGCTCCGCCGAGGAGTTCGGGGTCACGCTCGAGAAGTTTGCCTCGGGTGCCTTCGACCCGGAGCCGCTGATCACGTCGCGAATCGACCTGGGCGACGTCGTCGACGAGGGGTTCGAGCGACTGCTCGACGAGGAGAGCGACGCGGTGAAGGTCCTCGTCGAGCCGTAG
- a CDS encoding VOC family protein — MPDINGIHHVTAFCDDPQVNHDFFVDVLGLRFVKRTVRFDVPEKIYHLYYADETGTPGTVVTYFPMTNMPMEEGMVGKGMMSSVGLTIPEGSVDYWTDRFEDHDVEYTVEERFDETAIGFTDPDGLPYELVTGESDIEPWTGDSDVPAEHGIRGMFNTTLHSSDPAGTMDVLEVMGWDCIGEATHPQAGDRFRYEAPGDAPCGRYVDVLIRPNAPTGVMGIGTYLHVAFQVENDWEQDQISDDLRENGYITTSRKDRDYFHSRYITEPGGAIFEYATMGPGFDIDQDPSEYGDELKVPEWLDVDIERIEEMLPTLDTKRNR; from the coding sequence ATGCCAGACATCAATGGGATACACCACGTAACGGCGTTCTGTGACGACCCGCAGGTGAACCACGACTTCTTCGTGGACGTGCTCGGTCTGCGATTCGTCAAGCGAACCGTCCGGTTCGACGTCCCGGAGAAGATCTACCACCTCTACTACGCCGACGAGACGGGGACGCCCGGCACCGTCGTGACGTACTTCCCGATGACCAACATGCCGATGGAGGAGGGCATGGTGGGCAAGGGGATGATGAGTTCGGTCGGCCTGACGATTCCCGAAGGCTCCGTCGACTACTGGACCGACCGCTTCGAGGACCACGATGTCGAGTACACGGTCGAAGAGCGCTTCGACGAGACGGCCATCGGGTTCACCGACCCGGACGGCCTCCCCTACGAACTCGTCACGGGCGAGTCCGACATCGAGCCGTGGACCGGCGACAGCGATGTCCCGGCCGAACACGGCATCCGCGGGATGTTCAACACGACGCTCCACTCGTCGGACCCGGCCGGGACGATGGACGTCCTCGAGGTCATGGGCTGGGACTGCATCGGCGAGGCGACCCACCCGCAGGCGGGTGACCGCTTCCGCTACGAAGCGCCCGGTGACGCGCCGTGTGGCCGGTACGTCGACGTCCTCATCCGTCCGAACGCGCCGACCGGCGTGATGGGCATCGGGACGTACCTCCACGTCGCGTTCCAGGTGGAGAACGACTGGGAGCAGGACCAGATAAGCGACGACCTCCGGGAGAACGGCTACATCACCACCTCGCGGAAGGACCGCGACTACTTCCACTCGCGGTACATCACCGAACCCGGTGGAGCCATCTTCGAGTACGCGACGATGGGTCCCGGCTTCGACATCGACCAGGACCCCTCCGAGTACGGCGACGAACTGAAGGTGCCGGAGTGGCTGGACGTCGACATCGAGCGCATCGAGGAGATGCTGCCGACGCTCGACACCAAGCGAAACCGGTAG